A window of Eucalyptus grandis isolate ANBG69807.140 chromosome 4, ASM1654582v1, whole genome shotgun sequence genomic DNA:
GTCTCCCAACAGCCAGAAAAGAGAGTACGTGTGAAGTGAAAACAGTTGAAAGCCGCCGCAGATAGCATTAGTCGACCATGTTGTCTTCCTCTTGGAGTTGGAGGCAGAGCCTCACACTCCCACCTTCTTCTCCCTTTGATTTCTCCTGCAGACCGCGTTGCACCAGAGCCGGGTCGTCTCTTGTTGCCCACGCTAGAGCAGAGAACAATGACAACGGCGAGGacgggaagaagaagaataagaacgTGGTGATTGTTGGCTCCGGTTGGGCCGGCCTCGGTGCAGCTCACCATCTCTGCAAGCAGGTGCGTGATTGAGTTTAGACTGTGTTCAGTCGGTGATTGTGCGGAATGCCAAAGGTTTGAATTCGAAGGGAGTGCCTTgtgttttttccccttctttttcagGGTTTCAATGTGACAGTTCTTGAAGATGCGGATGATTATGGCAGTCCTGACGGGATCGGTATTCAGGGTACTTGAAACCACTCTTTCATGTGAAGAGAATTTAGCCGGTTCTTCTTCTGGGTTGTTGATATGTTGATAGCTCATGCTAATCTCGTAGATGCTAGTTTAGGACTGGGTTGAACTGGCTCGTCAAATTAGATTGGTTTaagatgttttcctttttatgtttgTCTGTATAAATTTGCTAAATGAGAGTAGGAAAATCATTTGGATATTAATGTATGAATTACTTAAGCATTATGCAGGCATACTGTTTATGTTTATTGCTGTTGTTCATGTAAGTGAATGAGGATATGGTTAGTGTATACCGTCGGCTCATGAGGAAATTCTGCCAATAGCAGAGAAGTTGTTATCATGTCATATGGGCGTCCATTTACCCCCATTACTTGTGAGTATTCACTAGGGATGATCGAAAGTTGATGAGCTCCAACTTGTCCTTTCCATGGTTGGGCCCTTTCGAATTGCATCGTACACAGGGGTGTCTCCCACAACTTAGTAGTTGGAAAAAAGCCAAACAGAGTTCTTTGAACATGCAGGCTTTTGGCATCCTTACCAGAACATCTTCAGCCTCGTCGATGAGCTTGGGATCAAGCCCTTTACAAATTCGATGAAGTCTGCTCTCTATTCGAGTGAAGGGCTAGAGGTACTTGACACATCTTTTTCATTTAACATTCCGAGCATGTGAAACCAATGATAAAAAGACTACGTTTAGTATGTTTTGGATGGTGAAGTTCAAACATATCTTATGCTTTTGAATGTAGCCATTCTCAATCACATGTGGCGCTGGCTTCTCTGCTGTCAAATTTTGGTGGCCATTATGACAAGTACATATGTCTTGCATATCTGGAGACCCTTAGTGTTAGGTTTCTCAAAGTAAAATTTATACTCATGCAGGTTGAGTTTCCGATATACCAGGATCTGCCTCAGTTGCCTTCTCCCTTGGGAGCCTTAGTTCATACTCAAGTATGCATCATGATGAAGCTACAAGACACTGTCTACTGATATGATATATATCAAAGCTTGACCAAACAAATGACTCTGCTGATGTTCAATTATTCTTTGTGACATGCAGTTTCTTCGAATGGACTTGGTGGATAGACTGACATCAGTTTCTCTAATGGCTGCAGGCATGTTAAGGTTTCTCAGTCAAGTATTTGAGATGAAGAATATACCATGGCATACGTGAACAAATTAATGAAGAAACAACTTGATTTGATTGCCCTATTGTAATGTCCTCTTCgatgaataatgaaaatgtaAATGAAGCATGTGATATGCTCTTATGCATTTAGATTTACAGCAATGTGTTGGCTAATAGACATTATATTTACTCTGTGGACTGCATAATCCCATCAGTTTGAGTTGTGAAGAACTTTCCAGCTAGTTATTGTAGGACATAAGTGCATCTGTAGTATTTGCAGATGGATCTCCCCTGACTTCTATCCCCCTCCCCACCCCCAACCTACAAGTTAGCACCAAACGAAGAGAGTAAATTCAGcatcatattaaatttttccGGTCCTGTAGGATTGTTTTAAGAAGATTGTCAACAGCATTCAATCACTAGCCCTACGACTCTTGCCAGATCTCATCCTCCTATCAACAGCTGACATGTGCCTTATGCTTGCAGTGGTAGACTTTGACAACACCGACACTGCCTGGAGAAAGTATGATCCAAGTAAAGATCCAACCAcatttgttaaaacaaaatatttctaTCGATGAACTTCATCACTAGCCAAAGTTCATAAGACAAATGCTTATGATATATTCAACTGGTAGTTACTGCCAGGGAACTCTTTAGACAATTTGGCTGCTCAGAAAAGCTTTATCGGGATGTATTTCGTCCAATGCTTCAAGTGGGTCTCTTTGTGCCACCGGAGCAGGGCAGTGCTGCTGCAACTCTGGCAATGCTATATTACCTCATCCTTGCTCACCAGGTCTCTTGGCTCTCTTCTCTAGACCTCATTTGTAATACATGCACCTGATGATGGGCAGTTCAATATGATAGCTGGAAGCAACGGAACCATGAGATATCTCCTATTATGTGAagattttggaaaaagaaagaagaagctaTCAGTCAGCCATCTTGGCCTGTGGAATGTGCAGCATTAGTGCAATCATAATCAAGATGGATGATGTGGTCATTTAACCGGGCTTTAACATAGTGTCTAAGTGCAGAAGGCCGTTCTGACTGACAATTGCATTCATGTTTATGAAATGGGCACATCAAAGTGTAACTCTCTCCTGTTTTTGGACGCAGAAAGATTTTGATGCTGTGTGGTGTCAGGGGACACTCAAAGAAAAGATCTTCAAGCCGTGGAAGGAATTGATGAGGACTCAAGGTTGTGTGTTTTTGGAGGGTCGAAGGGTGACAAACTTATTCTTTGATGAGGCAACAGGCCGCATATCAGGAATAGCTTGTGGGGGAGAGACCCTTAACGCAGATGCATTCATTCTAGCTGTCAGAATCTCCACAATTCAGGAGATTATTCGTAACAGGTGATTTTTGTTCTCTCTGCAAATGTTTGgtattaaatcaaattaattatctGGACTTTTAGCATATATTACTGCTTTCTTCATTCCATCTGCAATTCTTTGCTGTTTGTGTCCTTTCGTTAGCGTTAATAAGCTGACCCTGTTAATATTACTCAACTCTTCACTCTTACAGATGAGTGAAAATCTCTTCGTTGAAGAACTAGTCAAACATGTCTTACTTTGCGAAAGTCTGTTCCCTTCTTCTGAAATCACTAGTACTTGAGATAATGTGTATTCTTTCACTAATATAAACTAAAGTAGTCTATACATGTCGAATCTCTGATTTTAGCATTGCGTTCTTCTGTGTTTCCTTTTAACTTGATGTTGAGTTCTGTGTAGCTCAGTGTTACGCACGAGGGATGAGTTTTTGAAAGTC
This region includes:
- the LOC104418980 gene encoding uncharacterized protein LOC104418980, encoding MLSSSWSWRQSLTLPPSSPFDFSCRPRCTRAGSSLVAHARAENNDNGEDGKKKNKNVVIVGSGWAGLGAAHHLCKQGFNVTVLEDADDYGSPDGIGIQGFWHPYQNIFSLVDELGIKPFTNSMKSALYSSEGLEVEFPIYQDLPQLPSPLGALVHTQFLRMDLVDRLTSVSLMAAVVDFDNTDTAWRKYDPITARELFRQFGCSEKLYRDVFRPMLQVGLFVPPEQGSAAATLAMLYYLILAHQKDFDAVWCQGTLKEKIFKPWKELMRTQGCVFLEGRRVTNLFFDEATGRISGIACGGETLNADAFILAVRISTIQEIIRNSSVLRTRDEFLKVMNLAGVDALSVKLRLDGKVTIPNATNVCSGNDHCFGWTFFDLNVLQDEHKGDPMQVIQSDFYYADELLVLEDEQLVGKTMSYLADVVKEFANSTVVDREISRSPMSLTHFFPGSYDYMMRGSTSFPNLFMAGDWIINRHGSWSQEKSYVTGLEAANRIVDYLEYGDFAKIIPVEEDEQHIQALRDLNRSFNEIRAQLPLPSSFLW